GATGTAGCCGGGCCCGCAGACGACGCTCGGAATGCCCGCGCGCTGAAACAGGCCCGCCTCGGTGCCGTACGCGACCTTGCGTTTTTCCTGATCGGCGGTGAGCGAGCGCACGAGCTCCGTGATCGCCGCCTGCTCGACCGCGTCGAGACCGGGCGCGGCGGCGACCTTCGAGAACTCGATCGCCGCGCTCGGATGCTCGCGGCGCATCCGCGGCAGCAGCGTGTCGCGCGCGTACGCGTCGATGCGCGCGAAGATCGCGTCCGGATCGAGCGTCGGCAAATTGCGGAACTCGAACGAGAACTGGCATTCGGCGGGCACCGTGTTCACGGCGTTGCCGCCCTGGATGATGCTCGTCTGCGCGGTCGTGAACGGCACGTCATACAGTTCGTCGAACGGGCCGTGCGCGCGGAATTCGTCGGCGAGATCGCGGATGTGGCAGATGAGGCGCGCCGCGTATTCGATCGCGTTCAGGCCTTTCGGGGTCAGCGACGAATGCGCGGCGTGGCCGCGCACGCAGCAGCGGTATACGTTGATGCCCTTGTGCGCGATCACGGGGCGCATGCCGGTCGGCTCGCCGACGATGCAGCCGGCGGGCGCGACGCCGCGCGCCTTCAGGTCGGCGAGCATCAACGGCGCGCCGACGCAGCCGATTTCCTCGTCGAACGACAGTGCGAAGTGGATCGGCTGCGCGAGTTTCGCCGCCTGCATCTCGGGCAGCAGCGCGAGCGCCGCGCCGATGAAGCCTTTCATGTCGCAGGTGCCGCGCCCGTAGAGCTTGCCGTCGCGCACCTGCGGCCTGAACGGATCGCTGTCCCATTGCTGGCCGTCGACGGGCACGACGTCGGTGTGGCCCGACAGCACGACGCCGCCGCTCGTCGCGCCGTCGTGCGCAGGGATCGTCGCGAACAGGTTCGCCCAGCCGTCGCGGGCGTCGTGCGTGAGCGTCGATTCGACGCCGGCCGCGGCGAGCGCGTCGCGGACCATTTCGATGAGGCCGAGATTCGGCACGCGGCTCGTCGTGTCGATCGA
Above is a window of Burkholderia thailandensis E264 DNA encoding:
- the argE gene encoding acetylornithine deacetylase, yielding MSALDATAPSASSSSSLAEPVSLSWVKQLVSIDTTSRVPNLGLIEMVRDALAAAGVESTLTHDARDGWANLFATIPAHDGATSGGVVLSGHTDVVPVDGQQWDSDPFRPQVRDGKLYGRGTCDMKGFIGAALALLPEMQAAKLAQPIHFALSFDEEIGCVGAPLMLADLKARGVAPAGCIVGEPTGMRPVIAHKGINVYRCCVRGHAAHSSLTPKGLNAIEYAARLICHIRDLADEFRAHGPFDELYDVPFTTAQTSIIQGGNAVNTVPAECQFSFEFRNLPTLDPDAIFARIDAYARDTLLPRMRREHPSAAIEFSKVAAAPGLDAVEQAAITELVRSLTADQEKRKVAYGTEAGLFQRAGIPSVVCGPGYIEQAHKPNEFVELDQLASCERFLRKLVQGMALA